Below is a genomic region from Parageobacillus toebii NBRC 107807.
GCGCATATATTTGGGCCGACATTGATGCATGGATTAAAAATAACCTCCAATGGCGCACAGTGAAACGTCATGAAGATAATATTATTCTCGCTGAGGGGGTCAAAATTTTAAACTTTGGAAGCGGCCATGCGTGGGGAATGCTTGGATTGCATGTGGAGCTTCCAGAGACGGGCGGGATCATTCTCGCTTCGGATGCGATTTATACAGCAGAAAGCTACGGGCCGCCAATTAAGCCGCCAGGCATTATTTATGACTCCCTTGGTTATATGAATACGGTCGAACGAATTCGAAGAATTGCACGGGAAACGAACTCGCAAGTATGGTTCGGTCATGATTCTGAGCAATTCAAAAAGTTCCGCAAATCTACGGAAGGCTATTACGAGTAAGAAAGGAGAAGTGAAATGAGTGTTTCGCGAATTGTATTTACACCGCTGAACTATGTCGGCTGGGGGGCATTGGATAACTTGCTTCCGGAAGTGGAGAGGTTTTCTCCGAAGAAAATACTAGTCGTGACAGATCCAGCGTTAGAGAAAATCGGCCTTGTTCAACGTGCGACAGATCCGCTTGCACAACGTGGGTATGACGTTCAGCTTTATACAGATGTAGTGCCGGAACCTCCGCTGGAGACGGGAGAGAAATTAGTTTCCTTTACGAGGGAAGGAAAGTTTGACCTCATTATCGGCGTCGGCGGCGGAAGTGCGATGGATTTGGCGAAACTGGCGGCGGTTTTGGCTGCACATGAAGGGAAAGTAGCCGATTACCTTAATTTAACGGGAACGAAAAAAGTTGAGAAAAAAGGCCTGCCGAAAATATTAATTCCGACTACATCAGGGACCGGGTCAGAAGTGACAAATATTTCTGTGCTCTCTTTGGATACGACAAAAGATGTGGTGACACATGATTATTTATTAGCGGACGTAGCGATTGTCGATCCACAACTAACCATTTCTGTTCCACCTCGCGTCACAGCCGCGACAGGCATTGACGCACTGACTCATGCAGTAGAAGCATATGTGTCTGTCAACGCAAGCCCGACGTCAGACGGTTTAGCGCTACAGGCAATTCGTTTGATTGCGCGATCGCTGCGGAAAGCAGTGGAAAATGGCGCGGATAAACAAGCGCGGATCGATATGAGCAACGGCAGCTATTTGGCTGGATTGGCGTTTTTCAACGCGGGCGTCGCAGGAGTTCACGCGCTTGCCTATCCACTCGGTGGACAGTTTCATATCGCCCACGGCGAATCGAATGCGGTATTGCTTCCGTATGTGATGGGATATATCCGCAAAAGCTGCACGAAACGGATGGCTGATATTTTAAATGCGCTAGGGGGAAACTCGAGTTTTCTTTCCGAAGAAGAAGCTTCCTACCGGTGTGTCGAAGAGCTGGAGCGAATCGTCCGTGATGTCGGCATCCCGAGAACGCTTGGCGGATTTAACATTCCAGAGAGCGCATTGGAAAGCTTAACGAAAGATGCCGCTCAGCAGAAACGACTGCTTGCACGCAGTCCGCTTCCACTGTCAGAGGACGATATACGGACGATTTACCAATCCGCTTTTCAGGGTGTGGTAACGGAACCGAAATAATAGGGTGCGTTTGGATTTGCGTAAATACATGAGTATTCCACGCTTGTGAGCAGGCAAAGAAAATTTTCTGCTCTATTTGGCGATTCGAATTGAGAAAAAATAACTTGCTTGATATCGTTAAGCGGCGAAGGGAAGCAGACAGCTTCCCTTCGCTCTTATTCGAGCGTCATATGCGGTTTTGTATAAAACGCAACACTTCATAAGCGCGCTCACCGATTAATTGAATCAGCTGCTCCAACATCGCATCGCGCTGCAAATCAAGTTCTACGATCCGTCTGGCCAGTTCAAGAGCTTTTGGGTCCATGTTCATTCCCCTCGTTTCTTCATTCGTATCCCGTACTGTTCATATTCGCGCCGCAATTCACTCACCGTCCATTGTTTTAGTGCAGCAGAGTCGTGAAACAAGCCAGTTTGCAACAGCTTATCAATATAAAATCGCTTTTGTTTCGTAATTGCTGCGCGCATCAGTTTTCCCATCTTTTTCCCTCCGCGTATTTATTTCTTTTAATATTACGATGTTTTTCTTCATACTACATTAATTTTGTTAAACCACTTTACAATAAAATTAAAAAATATGTTAATTTTCTTTACAAAAATAATTATGAATGGCGAAAAATCAGTATAATTTAGAAGATATAACATAGCGGGGTGGAGAGGGTGACGAATAAAGATGATTCCTATAAATTTAAAAAAGTGATCTCTATCGGCTCCTGACGCGACGAAATATAAGGAAGAGGGATGAGGCGCGGGTGGTTTTCGTTTTGCAGTTGTTTGTACATTTGCTCATTTTTCCCGCAAAGAACGTAATAATCAATCGGATCGTTAGGAGAAATTTTTTTTAACAATTCGGTAAAAGCGCCAATTCCTATTTGCTGATCTCCTTTTTTATCCATTTATAAACAACGGGCAAATGTCTCACAATGTAAATGTAAATCAACAATAACCGGAAGAGGGGAGCATATGAAAGCGAAAGCGAGGCAGTATGCTTTGGCGGTTTGGGGCGCATTTGACCCAATTTATTATGCGTGTTCAAGGCTTGAGTACGTTGAAGATACATGGAACGGCTTTCGGTCTATTTTTCGTGTTCGTGTAACGAAGTATAAAGGAAGAGAAGTTGTGCTATCAGATGGCACGAAAATTCAAAAAAACGACCTGCTATTAAAAATTCATTTGCATAATATTCGTTTAACTCGTGAACTTCTTCATTTAAACAGCGAAATTAAAAAAGGTCGTTACATTTATGAACAAGTGAAAGAAGGGCTTCCTTATATTGCAAATTACTTGCGCAATCATGAACAGTTTTCTGAAATTAAAGGAATTATTGGGATTACAATGTTAAACAAAGGGTGTGAGCGATTGGGTTTTGAAACATTTTCGATTGTGAATCCGTTTTACAAATGGTTTAAAACAATCGCATTTATTCCTATGATTGTCGTTTCACAGCTCCGTTTTTCCTCTTGACTTGATTGCCTTAACCGGAGATTTCCTTGATCGTAAACGAAGTATTCCAAAGTTAGTTCCGTACTTGAAGGTATTTCAAAAGCTAAAGGTAAATAACCCGTGAACCATAAGTTGCCCTTTCTCATCGCGTTCCATATGATGTCTTCCCTTGTCGCCAGATAATTGGGCGAATTGCAATATTTCTTCTTCTGTGAACGTACGCTGCCAAGTAAATACATCTCCAGGCTTCAAATTTATTTCTTATTCCCCTTTCATTTATTCATTGTTTGTTTTGGATTATATTTTACTTAATTCTCTAAATAATAAATAATACAGTGGCCTTATGCACGATTTGGGGTTTGCCGGTGATGAAATATGCGCGTACAAAATTAGTCCCTGCGTTCATGCGGCAGGGATGGCTGCTGTTCTTTTTGGTGTCATGTTGTTTGTGATGTGCGGTAAGCTTCATTAAAAAAGTTCGCCGAAATAAAAAGGGAGAACTTTATTTTTTGGATAACCAAACGAAAGCGTCCATGGTAAACTGTATACAAAAAGAGAAAAGGAACAGGGAGAGGAAGTAGGGTGGAACGGTGGAAATACGGAAACAGTTGGAAGAACTCCAGCAATGGCAAGGAGATGACCGTAGTGAACAAATAGCGATATTGCAAGAAAACCAGCAATATATCGAAGTTAATGAGAATGTGTATTATGATGAACAAGAAGATCGCCAAGCGATGGAGCAATATTATCGTCGTGTACCTGTAGATGGGGATGGACTAACGTTATTTGTTATGTATCATAGGCTGGTGTCACGGACGCATAAGCGAAGGCTGCCTTACTTTTTCAGCAAAGATGAATATTTGTATACATGGGTTGATTTGTATCCAGATGGGTCAGTAAGAAGCATATATTCGGGGGAGAGAAAAGATCCGAAGATATTAATTATTCAAGATTACGACACGATGAAAAAACGACATGACGAATTTCGGAAATTACTGAAAAAAGCGAGAGAATGGGAACAAATAGAAATTAGGCGAATAAAAAAAATCGAACAGCAATGGAAGTTTAACGCTGAACATGTCGTTCCGCAATCGTGGTTTGGAGCAAGAGAGCCGATGAAAGGGGATTTGCACCATCTCTTTGTCTGCCATCCTAAATGCAATACGTTACGCTCTAACTTTCCGTACGCCGATTTTTCGTTTTACAAGCCGGAGTCACCGGAAGAAAAGATTCAAAACCGCTGCGGCGTTGC
It encodes:
- a CDS encoding iron-containing alcohol dehydrogenase is translated as MSVSRIVFTPLNYVGWGALDNLLPEVERFSPKKILVVTDPALEKIGLVQRATDPLAQRGYDVQLYTDVVPEPPLETGEKLVSFTREGKFDLIIGVGGGSAMDLAKLAAVLAAHEGKVADYLNLTGTKKVEKKGLPKILIPTTSGTGSEVTNISVLSLDTTKDVVTHDYLLADVAIVDPQLTISVPPRVTAATGIDALTHAVEAYVSVNASPTSDGLALQAIRLIARSLRKAVENGADKQARIDMSNGSYLAGLAFFNAGVAGVHALAYPLGGQFHIAHGESNAVLLPYVMGYIRKSCTKRMADILNALGGNSSFLSEEEASYRCVEELERIVRDVGIPRTLGGFNIPESALESLTKDAAQQKRLLARSPLPLSEDDIRTIYQSAFQGVVTEPK
- a CDS encoding Fur-regulated basic protein FbpA — its product is MGKLMRAAITKQKRFYIDKLLQTGLFHDSAALKQWTVSELRREYEQYGIRMKKRGE
- a CDS encoding YkoP family protein, with the protein product MKAKARQYALAVWGAFDPIYYACSRLEYVEDTWNGFRSIFRVRVTKYKGREVVLSDGTKIQKNDLLLKIHLHNIRLTRELLHLNSEIKKGRYIYEQVKEGLPYIANYLRNHEQFSEIKGIIGITMLNKGCERLGFETFSIVNPFYKWFKTIAFIPMIVVSQLRFSS
- a CDS encoding endonuclease I family protein, with protein sequence MEIRKQLEELQQWQGDDRSEQIAILQENQQYIEVNENVYYDEQEDRQAMEQYYRRVPVDGDGLTLFVMYHRLVSRTHKRRLPYFFSKDEYLYTWVDLYPDGSVRSIYSGERKDPKILIIQDYDTMKKRHDEFRKLLKKAREWEQIEIRRIKKIEQQWKFNAEHVVPQSWFGAREPMKGDLHHLFVCHPKCNTLRSNFPYADFSFYKPESPEEKIQNRCGVAENGYFEPEYGKGTVARAMLYFLLRYPNTIAKAFRHKIDVPLLVRWHQEFPVTIYEKHRNRAIFLIQGNRNPFIDIPSLAERIVFPIKLVP